The genomic region GGGAGAGGCTGCGGCGCAGGCTGGGCGACCGCCTCGTCCTGCCGCAGGACAGCGGCTACGACACGCTGCGGTTGCCGTTCAACACGGTCTACGCGCACCGCAGGCCGGCCGCGATCGCCCGCTGCGTGCGGGCGGAGGACGTGCAGGCGTGCCTCGACTTCGCCTCGCACGAACGGATCCCGGTCGCCGCCCGCAGCGGCAAGCACAGCTACGCGGCCTACTCGGTGCCGGAGAACGGCCTGGTCGTGGACGTGAGCGCCTTGACCAACGTGCGTTTCCACGGCACGGACGTCCAGGTCGGCGCGGGTGTGCGGCTCGGCGACTTCTACGAGACGATCGGCGCGCAGGGCCGGGCGGTACCGGGCGGGACGTGCAAGTCGGTCGGCATCAGCGGGCTCACGCTCGGTGGCGGCATCGGCGTGATCGGCCGCAAGTACGGCCTGACCTGCGACAACCTGCTCAGCGCGCGGATCGTCACGCCGGACGGCTGCCTGCGCACGGTGTCCGAGCGGCAGGAGCCTGACCTGTTCTGGGCGCTGCGCGGCGGTGGTGGTGGCAACTTCGGCATCGTCACGTCGTTCACGTTCCGCAGCGTGCCCGCGCCGGACGTCACCCGCTTCCTGCTGCTGTACCCGGCCGGGGCGACCGCCGACGTGGTCGACGCGTGGCAGGAGTGGTTCTCCGACGCTCCCGACGAGCTGTGGGCGATCTGCGAGACGTTGTCCGGCACGCCGACGAGCACCGCGGTCGGCGGCACGTACCTCGGACCGGCGAAGGACCTGCACCCGTTGCTGGACCGGATGCCCGCCGGTACCCAGCGGGTGGTCGAGGAGATGACCTACCTGGAGGCCATGCGTTTTTACGCGGGTGGCGACGAGACCGGTGCGGCGTTCGTGGCGTCGTCGCGGATGGCGTACGAGCACGTGCCGGGTTCCCGGGTGGACGAGCTGCTGCAGGGCGGCAGCGGGTACCGGATCCAGTTCGACTCGTTCGGCGGGGCGTTGGGCCGGGTCGCGCCGGACGCCACGGCGTTCCCGCACCGGCGCGCTCTGGCGAGCGCGCAGTGCTACGTGAACGTCGTCGACGGGCGCACCGAGGCGGAGGGCAGGCGGATCCTGGCGTCGTTGCGCGACGGGCTCGGCACCGGCACCACCGGGTACGTCAACTACATCGACCCGGAGATGCCGGACTGGGCCGTTGCCTACTACGGCGGCAACCTCCCGCGGTTGCGGAAGGTGCGCCGCCGTTACGACCCGGACCGCGTCTTGGCGTTCGCCCAGGGGCTATAGGGCGACGTTGGTCAGGACGGTCACCCGTTCCTCGGTGAAGTCCTCCATCGCCGACCGGACGCCCTCGCGCCCGGTGCCCGAGCCCTTCACACCGCCGTAGGGCATCTGGTCGGCGCGGTAGGACGGCACGTCACCGATGATCACGCCACCGACCTCCAGCTCGGCCGCCGCCTCGAACGCGACCTGCACGTCCCGCGTGAAAACGCCGGCCTGCAGCCCGTACCTGGTGTCGTTGGCCTGCGCGAACGCGTCCTCCACACCGTCCGCCACGCTGACGACGAGCACCGGCCCGAATACCTC from Lentzea guizhouensis harbors:
- a CDS encoding FAD-binding oxidoreductase, whose translation is MAETNWERLRRRLGDRLVLPQDSGYDTLRLPFNTVYAHRRPAAIARCVRAEDVQACLDFASHERIPVAARSGKHSYAAYSVPENGLVVDVSALTNVRFHGTDVQVGAGVRLGDFYETIGAQGRAVPGGTCKSVGISGLTLGGGIGVIGRKYGLTCDNLLSARIVTPDGCLRTVSERQEPDLFWALRGGGGGNFGIVTSFTFRSVPAPDVTRFLLLYPAGATADVVDAWQEWFSDAPDELWAICETLSGTPTSTAVGGTYLGPAKDLHPLLDRMPAGTQRVVEEMTYLEAMRFYAGGDETGAAFVASSRMAYEHVPGSRVDELLQGGSGYRIQFDSFGGALGRVAPDATAFPHRRALASAQCYVNVVDGRTEAEGRRILASLRDGLGTGTTGYVNYIDPEMPDWAVAYYGGNLPRLRKVRRRYDPDRVLAFAQGL